A window of the Natrinema salifodinae genome harbors these coding sequences:
- a CDS encoding Hsp20 family protein: MCRYVPDYSTDDEAISAEYTNGVLEVRLPTAETTARGKEIPLEG; encoded by the coding sequence GTGTGTCGATACGTTCCTGACTACTCGACTGACGACGAGGCCATCAGCGCCGAGTACACCAACGGCGTCCTCGAAGTCCGGCTGCCGACCGCCGAGACGACGGCCCGCGGCAAGGAGATCCCGCTCGAGGGCTAA
- a CDS encoding mechanosensitive ion channel family protein: MSAIPAVPLQGEAGNGGGDLDLGLIGRALEDAGLTAAQAGAAEGAIRFLIALVAIWIVGRVLILPLVKRALDRRDLDEHAQNPLLMLARFGVLFVAIAVAFGFGGFGNFFVSLAGIAAAGTLAVGLAMQNVLSNFVAGAFIYTDKPFRIGDWIEWDDGTYSGVVEDISFRVTRVRTFDNELLTVPNTELTDNVLKNPVDADKLRLKFVFGIGYDDDIDRASEIIVEEAEKHPNIMDDPAPSVRLTELGDSDMGLQSRFWIANPDRADFVRIRGEYVTAVKRRFDEEGIDIPYPVRTLEGDLSFGSDSGQSVVQPAE; the protein is encoded by the coding sequence ATGAGCGCCATCCCTGCCGTTCCGCTTCAGGGCGAGGCCGGGAACGGGGGCGGGGACTTGGATCTGGGACTGATCGGTCGAGCACTCGAAGACGCGGGACTCACCGCGGCCCAGGCCGGGGCCGCCGAAGGGGCGATTCGATTTCTCATCGCGCTCGTCGCGATCTGGATCGTCGGTCGCGTCCTGATTCTACCGCTGGTCAAACGGGCCTTAGACAGGCGCGACCTCGACGAACACGCCCAGAATCCGCTGTTGATGCTCGCGCGGTTCGGCGTCCTCTTCGTCGCGATCGCCGTCGCCTTCGGCTTCGGCGGCTTCGGGAACTTCTTCGTGTCGCTGGCCGGGATCGCGGCCGCCGGAACGCTCGCGGTCGGCCTGGCCATGCAGAACGTGCTCTCGAACTTCGTCGCGGGCGCATTCATCTACACCGACAAGCCGTTCCGGATCGGCGACTGGATCGAGTGGGACGACGGCACCTATTCAGGCGTCGTCGAGGACATCAGCTTCCGCGTCACGCGCGTCCGGACGTTCGATAACGAACTGCTCACGGTGCCGAACACGGAACTCACCGACAACGTGCTGAAGAACCCCGTCGACGCCGACAAGCTCCGGCTGAAGTTCGTCTTCGGCATCGGCTACGACGACGACATCGATCGGGCGTCCGAGATCATCGTCGAGGAAGCGGAGAAGCACCCCAACATCATGGACGATCCCGCCCCGTCGGTCCGCCTGACGGAACTGGGCGACTCCGACATGGGGCTCCAGTCGCGGTTCTGGATCGCGAACCCCGACCGCGCGGACTTCGTCCGCATCCGCGGCGAGTACGTCACGGCGGTCAAACGTCGCTTCGACGAGGAGGGGATCGACATCCCCTACCCCGTTCGCACGCTCGAGGGCGACCTGTCGTTCGGGAGCGACAGCGGACAGAGCGTCGTGCAACCGGCCGAGTAA
- a CDS encoding YhbY family RNA-binding protein — protein sequence MDQQELKRRAHDLDVTVWVGKSGIESVVDELDDQLTNRDLVKVKFLRAARAGSSTDEKAADLADRVNADLIDTRGHTAVLHR from the coding sequence ATGGACCAACAAGAACTCAAGCGCCGCGCGCACGACCTCGACGTGACCGTCTGGGTCGGCAAGAGCGGCATCGAATCCGTCGTCGACGAACTCGACGACCAGCTGACGAATCGTGACCTGGTGAAAGTGAAATTCCTGCGGGCGGCTCGCGCCGGGAGTTCGACCGACGAAAAGGCGGCGGACCTCGCGGACCGCGTCAACGCCGACCTCATCGACACGCGCGGACACACTGCGGTGCTCCACCGATGA
- a CDS encoding ribonuclease P protein component 4, which translates to MDVAADRIERLHDLARAAATDGNEDRARYYVRLAQRVAERNRLTLPRMFRRFTCDRCDAYLRPGTNARVRLQDDHVVITCNCGAHARYPYED; encoded by the coding sequence ATGGACGTCGCCGCCGACCGAATCGAGCGCCTGCACGACCTCGCCCGAGCGGCGGCAACGGACGGGAACGAGGACCGCGCTCGCTACTACGTCCGCCTCGCACAGCGGGTTGCGGAGCGAAACCGACTGACGCTCCCGCGGATGTTTCGCCGCTTCACTTGCGACCGCTGCGACGCGTACCTCCGACCGGGAACCAACGCTCGCGTTAGGCTTCAGGACGACCACGTCGTCATCACCTGCAACTGCGGCGCACACGCGAGATACCCCTACGAGGACTGA
- a CDS encoding ABC transporter substrate-binding protein, translated as MNSNRTPPDDGVSRRSVLAAGAAGAATVTSGCVDRVRSVVDQNGDDQISLSIATVPADADRQAVQIARRLEANLEAVGINVSLDMRSRSELLEAVLIEHDFDLYVGRHPADYNPDFLYESLHSTFAGEAGWQNPFGVTGVFSFDTDLERWRTTGEIAPVLRALAEEKPFDPICFPREYRVARTDRFTGWEDGHLATRHGYLGLESADDVEQLHALVTDARVSTNLNPLSATVRERGTTIDLLYDSLVTERDGEIDFWLAKSVDFLDPDEARELESDPDGDSESDSESPTDAESESEPNERQDVTLTANVTLREGCTFHDGEPVTAADVAFTYQFLQDTALGRANVPSPAPRYRGHVDAVAVEGISIEDDYELMIPVTGSEAIAERALTVPILPAHIWRERVDRRTANGELTAPQGRWAVVTTDNIPPVGSGPYQFENRAEDEHLTLRRFEDHFTLREDVELPQPTVEELRFSVDPSSASAVERIANGGADVTASMLKAYSIGAIPDSSDVTRVEPDSDSRTFYFLGFNVREAPFTNTLFRRAVTRLLDKQAIVEEVFYGDDYATPTATPVTEEWVPPDLEWNGEDPVTPFLGTDGELNVEAAKATFERAYFRYDDNGRLLGGY; from the coding sequence ATGAATTCGAACCGAACACCGCCTGACGACGGCGTCAGCAGACGCTCGGTCCTCGCCGCCGGTGCGGCCGGCGCCGCAACGGTGACGAGCGGTTGCGTCGATCGCGTCCGGAGCGTCGTCGATCAGAACGGTGACGACCAGATCTCGCTGTCCATCGCCACGGTTCCGGCGGACGCGGACAGACAGGCCGTCCAGATCGCCCGCCGGCTCGAAGCGAACCTTGAAGCCGTCGGAATCAACGTTTCGCTGGACATGCGGTCGCGGTCGGAGCTATTAGAGGCTGTCCTGATCGAACACGACTTCGATCTCTACGTCGGTCGCCACCCCGCCGATTACAATCCCGACTTCCTCTACGAATCCCTCCACTCCACGTTCGCCGGCGAGGCCGGCTGGCAGAACCCGTTCGGTGTTACCGGCGTGTTCTCCTTCGATACCGACCTCGAACGGTGGCGTACCACCGGCGAGATCGCACCGGTCCTGCGAGCCCTGGCCGAGGAAAAGCCGTTCGACCCGATCTGTTTCCCCCGCGAGTACCGCGTCGCCAGAACGGATCGATTTACCGGCTGGGAGGACGGACACCTCGCGACCCGCCACGGCTACCTCGGGCTCGAGTCGGCCGACGACGTCGAACAACTCCACGCTCTCGTCACCGACGCCCGCGTTTCGACAAACCTCAATCCGCTCTCGGCGACGGTCAGAGAACGTGGAACGACTATCGACCTGCTGTACGACTCCCTGGTTACGGAACGGGACGGAGAGATCGACTTCTGGCTCGCCAAGTCGGTCGACTTCCTCGACCCGGACGAGGCGAGGGAGTTAGAATCCGATCCCGATGGTGACTCCGAGTCCGATTCCGAGTCTCCGACCGACGCCGAATCGGAGTCGGAACCGAACGAACGGCAGGACGTGACGCTCACGGCGAACGTAACCCTTCGAGAGGGATGTACCTTCCACGACGGCGAGCCGGTCACCGCCGCCGACGTCGCCTTCACCTACCAGTTCCTTCAGGATACGGCGCTGGGACGGGCCAACGTCCCGTCGCCGGCACCGCGATACCGGGGCCACGTCGACGCGGTCGCGGTCGAAGGAATCTCAATCGAGGACGACTACGAACTGATGATTCCGGTGACCGGGAGCGAAGCAATCGCCGAGCGAGCGCTCACCGTCCCGATCCTGCCCGCCCACATCTGGCGTGAGCGGGTCGACCGGCGCACCGCCAACGGCGAGCTTACCGCGCCCCAGGGACGGTGGGCCGTCGTGACGACGGACAACATTCCGCCCGTCGGCAGCGGCCCGTATCAGTTCGAGAACCGCGCCGAAGACGAGCACCTCACGCTCCGTCGGTTCGAAGATCACTTCACGCTCCGCGAGGACGTCGAGCTTCCCCAGCCGACCGTCGAAGAACTCCGGTTCAGCGTCGATCCCAGCAGCGCATCCGCGGTCGAACGGATCGCCAACGGCGGTGCGGACGTGACGGCCTCGATGCTCAAGGCGTACTCGATCGGTGCCATTCCCGACTCATCGGACGTCACACGGGTGGAACCCGACTCGGACTCGCGTACCTTCTACTTCCTCGGCTTCAACGTCCGAGAGGCCCCGTTCACCAACACCCTCTTCCGTCGAGCGGTCACCCGGTTACTGGACAAGCAAGCCATCGTCGAAGAGGTGTTCTATGGGGACGACTACGCGACGCCCACCGCGACGCCCGTCACCGAGGAGTGGGTACCGCCGGACCTCGAGTGGAACGGCGAGGACCCGGTAACACCGTTTCTCGGCACGGACGGGGAACTCAACGTCGAAGCGGCGAAAGCGACGTTCGAGCGAGCCTACTTCCGATACGATGATAATGGACGGTTGCTTGGAGGCTACTAA
- a CDS encoding phosphatase PAP2 family protein: protein MLAEVLTQLVIVIAALLPISVAIFIDRERLARTRTDWRRRLRTAAPIIGILAVVLVINRVARQTAPALSRRIGVHLTATFYNVEGEFILLFQSIATAETTAYFSAIYVYGYTFLLIFPIIAYFTLSDTRIFRRLLAAYALNYAIGLLFYIFVIAYGPRNLMPAELGETMLYDTNPQYKYLTREVNTNTNVFPSLHTSLSATVAAFASMTRSEFPKWFPIAVVLAASVAISTMFLGIHWGIDVTAGLILAAVCVALSDRLVDRWSLSELLDDRFPQLQEWLTDDDGEQA from the coding sequence ATGCTCGCCGAGGTGCTGACACAGCTCGTCATCGTAATCGCGGCCCTGCTGCCGATCTCAGTGGCCATCTTTATCGATCGCGAGCGCCTCGCACGAACGCGCACTGATTGGCGGCGCCGTCTCCGGACCGCCGCCCCAATTATCGGTATCCTGGCCGTCGTCTTAGTGATCAATCGGGTCGCCAGGCAGACGGCCCCGGCACTCTCGCGGCGGATCGGGGTCCACCTGACCGCCACGTTCTACAACGTCGAAGGGGAGTTCATCCTGCTCTTCCAGTCGATCGCGACGGCAGAGACGACGGCGTACTTCTCGGCCATCTACGTCTACGGCTACACGTTTCTGCTGATCTTCCCGATTATCGCCTACTTCACGCTCTCGGATACGCGGATCTTCCGGCGACTGCTCGCAGCGTACGCGCTCAACTACGCGATCGGACTACTCTTCTATATCTTCGTGATCGCGTACGGCCCACGGAACCTGATGCCCGCCGAACTCGGTGAGACGATGCTGTACGATACGAATCCGCAGTACAAGTATCTCACACGCGAGGTCAACACCAACACCAACGTCTTCCCGTCGTTGCACACCTCGCTCTCGGCAACCGTCGCGGCTTTCGCCTCGATGACGCGGTCGGAGTTCCCGAAGTGGTTCCCCATCGCCGTCGTCCTGGCGGCTAGCGTCGCGATTTCGACGATGTTCCTCGGCATCCACTGGGGGATCGACGTCACCGCCGGCCTGATACTCGCCGCCGTTTGCGTCGCTCTCTCGGATCGCCTGGTCGATCGCTGGTCGCTGTCGGAGTTATTGGACGACCGGTTCCCGCAGCTTCAGGAGTGGTTAACGGACGATGACGGCGAGCAAGCGTGA
- a CDS encoding ABC transporter substrate-binding protein → MKGRRAAHNRCSRGDESSTVSRRAMLAATAGLTASTAGCLQQVRDILAPDNISQLSLTITTLPADSDRESTRLARELAEVLETVGIDVSIDIRSQVDFHQTVLYDHEFDVCVGHHPGGTDPDYLYEALHSIYDNESGWQNPFGYTDPTVDDYLEEQRRVGGDERHEVVANILDEIATQQPFVPICVPEEHRIVRTDRFGDWGKGHLATRRGYLGLEPSDGVDQLRATQIDARPTENLNPLAADYRDHGAFIDLLYDSLAIERDGEIEPWLADEWKWDDGTIDVHLREGCTFHDGEPVTAEDVAFTYRFLQDMSLDETEAPSPAPRYRGQTAIVETINPRGREHLELTVDTTETVAERALLVPIFPAHIWRDRGGDVMGPGSGASIAQGTTEAVVADNIPPVGSGPFQFEDRTQGDLLTFERFDTHFTRRPTVDLPEPTVDELSVRIDPSEEAAVQIVEDDTADVTSSPIDTGLVDEFEGTEDTMLLEDPSWTFYFLGFNVRKAPFNNFRFRRIIAQLLDKEWLTDTVFHGRARPIAAPVPEQWVPDPLTWDGSDPETPFLGSDGEVDESAARSAFEDAGFRYDDQGRLRVRQ, encoded by the coding sequence ATGAAGGGACGACGGGCCGCCCACAACCGGTGTAGCCGCGGCGACGAGAGCAGTACCGTTAGCCGTCGTGCGATGCTGGCGGCGACGGCTGGGCTGACGGCGTCGACCGCCGGCTGCCTGCAACAGGTCCGGGACATCCTCGCCCCGGACAACATCAGCCAACTCTCGCTGACGATCACTACCCTCCCCGCGGACAGTGACAGAGAAAGTACTCGACTCGCGCGCGAACTCGCCGAGGTCCTCGAGACGGTCGGGATCGACGTCTCCATCGACATCCGATCGCAGGTCGACTTCCACCAGACGGTGCTGTACGACCACGAGTTCGACGTCTGTGTCGGCCACCATCCCGGCGGGACCGACCCCGACTATCTCTACGAGGCGCTGCACTCGATCTACGACAACGAGTCGGGCTGGCAGAACCCCTTCGGATACACCGACCCGACCGTCGACGACTATCTCGAGGAGCAGCGGCGCGTCGGCGGCGACGAGCGCCACGAGGTAGTCGCGAATATTCTCGACGAAATCGCGACCCAACAGCCGTTCGTTCCGATCTGCGTCCCCGAGGAACACCGGATCGTCAGGACCGATCGGTTCGGCGATTGGGGCAAGGGTCACCTCGCGACCCGCCGCGGGTATCTCGGCCTCGAACCGTCCGACGGTGTCGACCAGTTACGGGCCACGCAGATCGACGCCAGGCCGACCGAGAACCTCAACCCGCTTGCGGCCGACTACCGAGATCACGGGGCGTTCATCGACCTGCTCTACGACTCGCTGGCGATCGAACGCGACGGCGAGATCGAGCCGTGGCTCGCCGACGAGTGGAAATGGGACGACGGGACGATCGACGTCCATCTCCGCGAGGGGTGTACGTTCCACGACGGAGAGCCGGTGACCGCCGAGGACGTCGCCTTCACCTATCGATTCCTTCAGGACATGTCCCTCGACGAGACCGAGGCGCCGTCGCCCGCACCCCGATATCGGGGCCAGACCGCGATCGTCGAGACGATCAATCCGCGCGGCCGCGAGCACCTCGAACTCACCGTCGACACGACGGAAACGGTCGCCGAACGCGCCCTCCTCGTTCCGATCTTCCCGGCCCACATCTGGCGCGACAGAGGCGGCGACGTGATGGGTCCCGGATCGGGTGCCAGCATCGCCCAGGGAACGACGGAGGCGGTCGTCGCGGATAACATACCGCCGGTCGGGAGCGGCCCGTTCCAGTTCGAAGATCGGACACAGGGCGATCTACTCACCTTCGAACGGTTCGACACCCACTTCACGCGCCGGCCGACCGTCGACCTTCCGGAGCCGACCGTCGACGAGCTGTCCGTCCGGATCGATCCGAGCGAGGAGGCGGCCGTTCAGATCGTCGAAGACGACACCGCCGACGTCACGAGTTCGCCCATCGATACGGGGCTCGTCGACGAATTCGAGGGGACCGAGGACACGATGCTGCTCGAGGACCCGTCGTGGACGTTCTACTTCTTGGGGTTCAACGTCCGCAAGGCGCCGTTCAACAACTTCCGGTTCCGGCGCATCATCGCACAATTGCTCGACAAGGAGTGGTTGACCGACACGGTGTTTCACGGGCGCGCACGCCCCATCGCGGCTCCCGTCCCCGAGCAGTGGGTTCCCGATCCCCTCACCTGGGACGGCTCGGATCCGGAAACGCCGTTTCTCGGCTCGGACGGGGAGGTCGACGAGAGCGCGGCGCGCTCGGCGTTCGAAGACGCCGGCTTCCGGTACGACGATCAGGGTCGGCTCCGGGTCAGACAGTAA
- a CDS encoding DUF2797 domain-containing protein: protein MQLVGYRSSGNGSALLISDADADTDGDENGAGATVDPRPVASGDDLAYSLGERRCAGAIDEDGTHVTCDRSSAPYCEYHTSTWVCARCTGTCLKDEMDCYEDHAVYIAAFAPDTFKVGVTRSWRLETRLREQGADRAAHIHTVSNGRVAREIEAEIAERLVDRVRTPTKVASLAAAVDETAWRDLLAEFDVIEEFDFDYGIDLDARPVRETIASGTVVGVKGRLLVLDHGGTTYAVDMRDLVGHELKAGRTDRDLQSSLGSFG, encoded by the coding sequence GTGCAACTGGTCGGGTACCGATCGAGCGGAAACGGCTCGGCACTGTTGATCAGCGACGCCGATGCCGATACCGACGGCGACGAGAACGGAGCCGGTGCCACCGTCGACCCGCGCCCGGTAGCGTCCGGCGACGACCTGGCCTACTCGCTCGGGGAGCGCCGCTGCGCCGGGGCGATCGACGAGGACGGCACGCACGTCACCTGTGACCGCTCGTCGGCCCCCTACTGCGAGTACCACACGAGCACGTGGGTCTGCGCCCGCTGTACGGGGACCTGTCTCAAAGACGAGATGGACTGCTACGAGGACCACGCCGTCTACATCGCCGCCTTCGCTCCGGACACGTTCAAGGTCGGCGTCACCCGTAGCTGGCGGCTCGAGACCCGCCTCCGCGAGCAGGGCGCCGACCGCGCGGCCCATATCCACACCGTCTCGAACGGCCGGGTCGCCCGCGAGATCGAGGCCGAGATCGCCGAGCGCCTGGTCGACCGCGTCCGGACGCCGACGAAAGTCGCCTCGCTCGCGGCCGCCGTCGACGAGACCGCCTGGCGAGACCTCCTCGCGGAGTTCGACGTGATCGAGGAGTTCGACTTCGACTACGGGATCGACCTCGACGCCCGCCCGGTGCGCGAGACGATCGCCTCGGGGACGGTCGTCGGCGTCAAAGGGCGGCTTCTGGTTCTAGACCACGGCGGCACGACCTACGCCGTGGACATGCGCGATCTCGTCGGACACGAACTCAAAGCGGGGCGAACGGATCGCGATCTCCAGTCGTCGCTGGGCTCGTTCGGCTAG
- a CDS encoding alkaline phosphatase D family protein: MSDSDADRRGEPATDNRRTFLQTIGLAATSTGLVGTAAEARAQDATGEDDGERERVENDIMTLTHGVAVGDVTATTAVVWARAETAATIHVAYSPDESFDRVGYERTTVDGETDFTGHVRLAGLDSNTRYRYHVWATKSAAAYRPLRDRGGAPNRQGRADESQPGRGSGANRPAEELIPDAVESGTFRTAPAPDEEVGVSFAWSGDTWGYGDDPVEPPFPGLRTIAEREPDFFLYHGDTIYADAQTPAGKITEDTPVDEALETYRAKYKEMREPPAEVAERTNLQELLETTSVYTVWDDHEVINNFAGPIEPLMPEGRRAFREYWPLDRDDDAEPGESNRFYDSFRWGKHVELFVIDTRQYRDPNVELDSKTLLGREQLAWLKDALADSDATWKLLASPAPLGYPSDSWATPGDRTGYEAELLELVEHVQTAPVSNLVVVAGDVHKSIVGAFDPNDDGEFEFVEAVAGPLGAPAGPADDLYPALNPTEFFAKGEYANFGTVDVADSGETLTIGIYDEYGTEQFSKTIHTSDISPETEPVDRIESTFDEDADGWLISQNGGSNHPVYRDGGGNPGGHISDEENQGGVAWYYQAPFEYLGDRESFYGGQLTFDLRQARADRQFDADPVEGGDVLLASGDAKLVYEFRGPNSAPGEEWTTFEVPLTADATWIDLTSRDPLATEDRFREVLADLEVLRIRGEYRSGDDASYLDNVVLSK, from the coding sequence ATGAGTGATTCCGACGCGGACCGACGGGGCGAACCGGCGACGGACAACCGACGCACGTTTCTTCAGACGATCGGCCTGGCCGCGACGTCGACCGGCCTGGTCGGGACCGCAGCGGAGGCGCGGGCGCAGGACGCGACGGGCGAGGACGACGGCGAGCGAGAGCGAGTCGAGAACGACATCATGACGTTGACACACGGCGTCGCCGTGGGAGACGTCACTGCTACGACCGCAGTCGTCTGGGCCCGTGCGGAAACGGCGGCGACGATCCACGTCGCGTACAGTCCCGACGAGTCGTTCGACAGGGTCGGATACGAGCGGACGACGGTCGACGGCGAAACCGACTTCACCGGCCACGTCCGCCTGGCGGGGCTCGACTCCAACACGCGGTACCGCTATCACGTCTGGGCCACGAAATCGGCGGCGGCGTACCGGCCGCTGCGCGACCGCGGCGGCGCTCCGAACCGTCAAGGCAGGGCCGACGAAAGCCAACCCGGTCGCGGGTCAGGCGCCAATCGGCCGGCCGAGGAACTGATTCCCGACGCGGTCGAGAGCGGCACGTTCCGGACGGCACCGGCGCCCGACGAAGAAGTCGGCGTCTCCTTCGCCTGGAGCGGCGACACGTGGGGGTACGGCGACGACCCCGTCGAACCGCCGTTCCCGGGACTGCGGACGATCGCGGAGCGCGAACCGGACTTCTTCCTCTATCACGGGGACACGATCTACGCCGACGCGCAGACGCCGGCCGGGAAGATCACCGAGGATACCCCGGTCGACGAGGCCCTCGAGACCTACCGAGCCAAGTACAAGGAGATGCGCGAGCCGCCGGCGGAGGTCGCCGAACGAACCAACCTGCAAGAACTACTCGAGACGACGTCGGTGTATACCGTCTGGGACGATCACGAGGTCATCAACAACTTCGCGGGGCCGATCGAGCCGCTGATGCCCGAGGGCCGGCGGGCCTTCCGCGAGTACTGGCCGCTCGACCGCGACGACGACGCCGAGCCAGGCGAGTCGAACCGGTTCTACGATTCCTTCCGCTGGGGCAAACACGTCGAACTGTTCGTCATCGACACGCGCCAGTACCGCGATCCGAACGTCGAACTCGACTCGAAGACGCTGCTCGGCCGCGAGCAACTCGCGTGGCTGAAGGACGCGCTCGCTGACTCCGACGCGACGTGGAAACTGCTGGCCTCGCCGGCCCCGCTCGGCTACCCGTCGGACTCCTGGGCGACGCCAGGCGACCGGACCGGCTACGAGGCCGAACTCCTCGAACTCGTCGAGCACGTACAGACGGCGCCGGTCTCGAACCTGGTCGTCGTCGCCGGCGACGTCCACAAGTCGATCGTCGGCGCGTTCGATCCGAACGACGACGGCGAGTTCGAGTTCGTCGAGGCCGTCGCCGGCCCGCTGGGCGCGCCCGCCGGCCCCGCCGACGACCTCTACCCCGCGCTCAACCCGACCGAGTTCTTCGCCAAGGGCGAGTACGCCAACTTCGGCACCGTCGACGTCGCCGACTCGGGCGAAACGCTGACGATCGGCATCTACGACGAGTACGGGACCGAGCAGTTCTCGAAGACGATCCACACGTCGGACATCTCCCCCGAAACCGAGCCCGTCGACCGCATCGAGAGCACGTTCGACGAGGACGCCGACGGCTGGCTCATCTCCCAGAACGGCGGGAGCAATCACCCCGTCTACCGCGACGGCGGCGGCAACCCCGGCGGCCACATCAGCGACGAGGAAAACCAGGGCGGCGTCGCCTGGTACTACCAGGCGCCGTTCGAGTACCTCGGCGACCGCGAGTCGTTCTACGGCGGGCAGTTGACCTTCGACCTCCGCCAGGCGCGGGCCGACCGGCAGTTCGACGCCGATCCGGTGGAGGGCGGCGACGTCCTGCTCGCGAGCGGCGACGCGAAACTCGTCTACGAGTTCCGCGGCCCGAACAGCGCGCCTGGCGAGGAGTGGACGACGTTCGAGGTTCCGCTGACCGCCGACGCGACCTGGATCGATCTGACGAGTCGGGACCCGCTCGCGACCGAAGACCGGTTCCGCGAGGTCCTCGCCGACCTGGAGGTCCTTCGGATCCGCGGCGAGTACCGGTCGGGCGACGACGCGAGCTACCTCGACAACGTCGTCCTCTCGAAGTAG
- a CDS encoding BsuPI-related putative proteinase inhibitor, protein MSLEGSLETAGDDERDAVLFVLTVTNEGDEPIELQFSDACKAEFVLVDGDDTGDGEGEEVWRFTEGRMFAQVLSSETLEPGDSSSYEAEWSDPEPGEYAAVAELRARNETCDARTDVSVS, encoded by the coding sequence ATGAGCCTCGAGGGATCGCTCGAGACCGCGGGCGACGACGAGCGAGACGCCGTGCTGTTCGTGCTCACCGTCACCAACGAGGGCGACGAGCCGATCGAACTCCAGTTTTCGGACGCCTGTAAGGCGGAATTCGTCCTCGTGGACGGCGATGACACGGGCGACGGCGAAGGCGAAGAAGTCTGGCGGTTCACCGAGGGACGCATGTTCGCGCAGGTGCTCAGTTCGGAGACGCTCGAGCCAGGCGACTCGTCGAGTTACGAGGCGGAGTGGTCCGATCCCGAACCGGGCGAGTACGCCGCGGTCGCCGAACTGCGAGCGCGAAACGAGACCTGCGACGCCCGGACCGACGTCTCGGTGTCGTAA
- a CDS encoding CbiX/SirB N-terminal domain-containing protein produces MQALVVAAHGSHLNPDASDPTYAHADTVRETGAFDEVREAFWKEEPHFREVVRTLESDEVFVVPLFISEGYFTEQVIPRELRLEDWGPEKWDSDGTSASQATLEAEDVGKTIHYCGPVGTHDAMTDVIVQRAETATADPDVGEVAGSKDPEARRSISDGGFGLAVVGHGTERNENSAKAIEYHTERIREQGRFDEVKALFMDEEPEVDDVTDYFETEDVVVVPLFIADGYHTQEDIPEDMGLTEDYRLGWDVPAEVDGHRIWYTGAVGTEDLMADVLLERAADAGADIGDARETVRELAGSDAEPSAERVRGTDA; encoded by the coding sequence ATGCAAGCGCTGGTCGTCGCGGCGCACGGATCGCACCTGAATCCGGACGCCTCGGACCCTACGTACGCCCACGCGGACACCGTCCGCGAGACGGGGGCGTTCGACGAGGTCCGGGAGGCGTTCTGGAAGGAGGAACCGCACTTCCGCGAGGTGGTCCGCACCCTCGAGTCCGACGAAGTGTTCGTCGTCCCGCTGTTCATCAGCGAGGGTTACTTCACCGAACAGGTCATTCCGCGAGAACTGCGCCTCGAGGACTGGGGCCCCGAGAAGTGGGACTCGGACGGTACCAGTGCCTCGCAGGCCACGTTGGAGGCCGAAGACGTCGGGAAGACGATCCACTACTGCGGTCCCGTCGGGACCCACGACGCGATGACGGACGTGATCGTCCAGCGGGCCGAGACCGCCACGGCGGACCCGGACGTCGGCGAGGTCGCCGGGTCGAAAGACCCGGAGGCTCGTCGGAGTATCTCCGACGGTGGGTTCGGCCTGGCGGTCGTCGGTCACGGCACCGAGCGCAACGAAAACTCCGCGAAGGCCATCGAGTACCACACCGAACGGATCCGCGAGCAGGGCCGCTTCGACGAGGTCAAGGCCCTGTTCATGGACGAGGAGCCGGAGGTCGACGACGTCACCGACTACTTCGAGACCGAGGACGTCGTCGTCGTCCCGCTGTTCATCGCCGACGGCTACCACACGCAGGAGGACATTCCCGAGGACATGGGGCTGACCGAGGACTACCGGCTCGGCTGGGACGTCCCGGCCGAGGTCGACGGCCACCGGATCTGGTACACCGGCGCCGTGGGTACCGAGGACCTGATGGCCGACGTCCTCCTCGAGCGGGCGGCCGACGCCGGCGCGGACATCGGCGACGCCCGCGAGACGGTCCGCGAACTGGCCGGCTCCGACGCCGAACCGAGCGCGGAACGGGTGCGGGGGACTGACGCGTGA